The Bacteroidales bacterium genome includes a region encoding these proteins:
- a CDS encoding sensor histidine kinase yields MASATKLSFHKQLFLQLIIFSWVMVVCFIGYQYIREKEYKSEFLNAQLQQFNRHLLVAIEDGEDYNEYINSHEKPFNDLRITLITKSGAVIYDNTISTDSLDNHINRPEISDALHKGSGYHIGRQSTSDGREYFYSATYGERVIVRTAIPYSNTLQDLLATDWSFLVVMISIALLMSVIAYFSTRKLGKDIERVNRYEAEQESIRIKRQLTNNINHELKTPVASIQVCLETLLSGISLSDEKRQELIGRCYSNNVRLRRLLDDVSLITRMEDGSALINKEPVIINDIINEIGNELDILPDEEGITLHSNFSSEVRINGNLSLIGSIFRNLTENAIAYSEGKNIYISLIENNDKMCHIRFEDDGKGVNREQLPRLFERFYRVDKGRSRQKGGTGLGLAIVKHAVQFHGGRISVCNRPDGGLRFDFTLCKQSNV; encoded by the coding sequence ATGGCTTCCGCGACTAAATTATCTTTTCATAAACAACTCTTTTTGCAACTCATTATTTTTTCATGGGTTATGGTGGTATGCTTTATTGGCTATCAATATATAAGAGAAAAGGAGTATAAGTCAGAGTTCCTGAATGCTCAACTGCAACAATTCAACAGACATCTTTTAGTTGCTATTGAAGATGGCGAAGATTACAATGAATATATAAATAGTCACGAAAAACCTTTTAACGATCTTAGAATAACTCTTATAACCAAGTCTGGTGCAGTAATATACGACAATACAATTTCTACCGACTCTCTTGATAATCATATTAACAGGCCTGAGATTTCTGATGCTTTACATAAAGGCTCAGGCTACCATATAGGACGACAATCAACAAGTGATGGTAGAGAATATTTCTACTCTGCCACATACGGCGAAAGAGTTATCGTTCGTACGGCTATACCCTATTCTAACACTCTACAGGACTTATTGGCTACAGATTGGTCGTTTTTGGTTGTTATGATTTCTATTGCATTATTAATGAGCGTGATAGCATATTTCTCTACTCGCAAACTCGGTAAAGATATTGAACGAGTGAATAGGTATGAGGCAGAACAAGAGAGTATTCGCATTAAACGACAACTCACAAACAATATCAATCACGAATTGAAAACGCCTGTGGCTTCGATACAGGTTTGCCTTGAAACCTTACTCTCGGGAATTAGTTTAAGTGATGAAAAAAGACAGGAGTTAATAGGTAGATGCTATTCCAATAATGTGCGTCTTCGCAGACTCCTTGATGATGTCTCTCTTATTACACGAATGGAGGACGGAAGTGCCTTGATAAATAAAGAGCCTGTTATTATAAACGATATAATAAATGAAATTGGGAATGAATTGGATATTCTTCCCGATGAAGAAGGAATAACTCTTCATTCAAATTTCAGTAGCGAGGTTCGCATTAATGGAAATCTTTCTCTTATTGGCTCTATTTTCCGTAACTTAACCGAAAATGCTATTGCTTATTCGGAAGGTAAAAATATCTATATATCATTGATTGAGAACAATGATAAAATGTGCCATATTAGATTTGAGGATGATGGCAAGGGTGTTAACAGGGAACAACTACCTAGATTGTTTGAAAGATTTTATCGTGTTGATAAAGGACGTTCACGACAAAAGGGTGGCACTGGTCTGGGACTTGCGATAGTTAAACACGCTGTTCAATTTCATGGAGGAAGAATTAGTGTTTGCAATAGACCTGATGGAGGATTGAGATTTGATTTTACCTTATGCAAACAAAGTAACGTGTAA
- a CDS encoding response regulator transcription factor has product MATNRILIVDDEETLCEVLKLNLENEGYEVDIAYSAEQALTLNLQSYSLILLDIMMGEISGIKMAKMLKADLNTSEIPIIFCTARDSEDDMIMGLNLGADDYIVKPYTIRNVIARVKSVLRRTSSSKNTGNNFIEKNNILQVEGLTLDLGFKRCLVNGTEVKLAKKEFELLAYLIRHRGEICSREQILSRVWSDEVIVLDRTIDVNITRLRSKIGEYGSYIVTRSGFGYGFRD; this is encoded by the coding sequence ATGGCTACAAATCGTATATTGATAGTTGATGACGAAGAGACTCTATGCGAAGTTCTGAAGTTAAATCTTGAAAATGAGGGTTATGAGGTGGATATTGCTTATAGCGCAGAACAGGCTTTAACTTTAAATTTACAATCGTATTCTCTTATTCTTCTTGATATTATGATGGGGGAAATCAGCGGTATAAAAATGGCTAAAATGTTAAAAGCCGATTTAAATACTTCTGAGATTCCTATAATTTTTTGCACAGCACGAGATAGTGAAGATGATATGATTATGGGGTTAAATCTTGGTGCAGATGATTATATTGTGAAGCCTTATACTATTAGAAATGTTATTGCCCGTGTAAAGAGTGTTTTACGTAGAACATCTTCTAGTAAAAATACCGGTAATAACTTTATTGAAAAAAATAACATACTACAAGTTGAAGGATTAACTCTTGATTTGGGTTTTAAACGTTGCTTAGTAAATGGTACTGAGGTTAAACTTGCAAAAAAAGAGTTTGAATTATTGGCTTATTTAATACGCCACAGAGGTGAAATTTGCTCTCGAGAGCAGATCTTAAGTAGAGTTTGGAGTGATGAGGTGATAGTGCTTGACCGCACTATTGATGTGAACATTACTCGACTACGCTCAAAAATTGGTGAATATGGTTCTTATATAGTTACTCGTTCTGGTTTTGGTTATGGCTTCCGCGACTAA
- the pstS gene encoding phosphate ABC transporter substrate-binding protein PstS, with product MKKTLKNLLTLAIVLAFTACGSSTKSGAREAQELSGAGATFPLPFYNVVFENFAQVSGDQVAYGGIGSGGGVRNLRDKIVDFAGSDAFLSDNEMAEMAPVVHIPTCMGAVVLAYNLEGVEDLKLSGEIIADIFAGDIKMWNDERIVALNPDAKLPNESIIPVFRSDGSGTTFVFTDYLSKVSPKWSSNYGTGKSVNFPSGQAAKGNPGVAGVIKQTKNTIGYVGSEYAFAQKIPYAHIENARGEFVLPSPTTISAAASGEIPNDTRCSITNSDAVGAYPISTFTWIVIYKEQNYSDRTKEQAEATLDLLKYILLDEAQSITSEVHYAPLPVKAKELSMTNLKSITFNGEAIW from the coding sequence ATGAAGAAGACTTTAAAAAATCTATTAACATTAGCCATAGTTTTAGCATTTACAGCATGTGGCAGTAGTACAAAAAGTGGTGCTCGTGAGGCACAGGAATTATCAGGAGCAGGAGCAACATTCCCACTCCCTTTCTATAACGTAGTGTTTGAGAACTTTGCTCAAGTAAGTGGCGATCAAGTGGCGTACGGAGGTATTGGTTCAGGAGGAGGAGTCCGAAATTTACGAGATAAGATTGTAGATTTTGCAGGAAGTGATGCGTTCCTTTCAGATAATGAGATGGCAGAAATGGCTCCAGTTGTTCATATACCAACTTGTATGGGAGCAGTAGTATTAGCATACAATCTTGAGGGTGTAGAAGACCTAAAACTATCGGGCGAGATTATAGCCGACATCTTTGCTGGAGATATAAAAATGTGGAACGACGAACGTATAGTTGCTCTTAACCCAGATGCAAAACTTCCCAATGAATCTATAATTCCAGTATTTCGTTCAGATGGTTCAGGAACAACATTCGTATTTACCGATTATCTCTCAAAAGTTAGTCCAAAGTGGTCAAGCAACTATGGAACAGGCAAGTCTGTAAACTTCCCATCTGGACAGGCGGCAAAGGGTAATCCAGGAGTAGCAGGAGTCATTAAACAGACAAAAAATACTATTGGATATGTAGGGTCAGAATATGCTTTTGCACAGAAGATTCCATATGCACACATTGAAAACGCAAGAGGCGAATTTGTACTACCTTCACCAACTACAATTTCGGCAGCGGCATCGGGCGAGATACCAAATGATACACGTTGTTCAATTACCAATTCTGATGCAGTTGGAGCATATCCAATATCAACATTTACATGGATAGTAATCTATAAAGAACAAAACTATTCAGATCGTACAAAGGAACAAGCAGAGGCAACGCTCGACCTGTTAAAATATATCCTTTTAGATGAAGCACAAAGTATAACCTCTGAGGTACATTATGCTCCGTTACCAGTAAAAGCAAAGGAATTAAGTATGACCAATTTAAAGAGTATAACCTTTAATGGTGAGGCAATATGGTAA
- the pstC gene encoding phosphate ABC transporter permease subunit PstC, giving the protein MNDKIYKVILFATALIIPIVCGGVIYALVTDAYQAFEHFGFFKFLTSSEWSYTEGAEQYGALPFITGTLMTTLLALIFCIPFSLPVALFVGEYFKGTRIAAILSTVTDLLAGIPSIIYGLWGFYTLRPIIMALNISPQGSGILTASLVLAIMIVPYAASLSAEFIKMVPNDLKEGAYSLGATRAEVIRKVVFPVAGSGIFSSYILAIGRALGETMTVTMLIGNTNNIPESITSTGNSMASIIANQFGEADDLKLSSLIAIGLILFLITAFINLVGKIMIKRARIA; this is encoded by the coding sequence ATGAACGATAAAATATATAAAGTTATATTATTTGCAACAGCACTTATAATACCAATTGTGTGCGGGGGTGTAATTTACGCCCTCGTCACAGACGCATATCAGGCGTTTGAACATTTCGGATTCTTTAAGTTTCTGACCTCTTCAGAGTGGAGTTATACTGAGGGGGCAGAGCAGTATGGTGCGTTGCCATTCATTACAGGAACACTAATGACAACCCTATTGGCACTTATTTTTTGTATCCCTTTTTCACTGCCGGTAGCACTGTTCGTTGGTGAGTATTTCAAAGGAACACGTATTGCAGCCATACTTAGTACCGTAACAGATTTGTTGGCAGGTATTCCATCTATTATTTATGGCTTATGGGGCTTCTATACTTTACGACCTATTATTATGGCACTCAATATATCGCCACAAGGTTCAGGTATTCTAACAGCTTCGTTGGTATTGGCAATTATGATAGTACCATACGCAGCCTCACTAAGTGCCGAATTTATCAAGATGGTACCTAACGACTTGAAGGAAGGAGCTTACAGCCTTGGAGCAACACGAGCCGAAGTTATTAGAAAGGTTGTCTTTCCAGTTGCAGGTTCAGGAATATTTTCATCATATATTTTGGCTATTGGTAGAGCGTTAGGAGAGACAATGACGGTAACAATGCTTATAGGAAATACCAATAATATTCCCGAATCAATTACCTCAACAGGAAACTCTATGGCATCAATTATTGCCAATCAATTTGGAGAAGCAGATGACTTGAAACTATCATCACTAATAGCCATAGGTTTAATACTGTTTTTGATTACGGCATTTATTAATCTGGTAGGTAAAATAATGATTAAACGAGCAAGAATAGCATAA
- the pstA gene encoding phosphate ABC transporter permease PstA, with protein MDKQKNQNRLAKDKAMLLVICLLAALTAVPLFAILGEVFLRGYDQLSWTFFTEPTPTAYRVMKAIENGEPIPGGIANGIVGTMIMLIMAVIVAVPLGILCGAFLAENSKSRFAKFVSYLTDLLQGTPSVIIGIVVYIWVVVPMKGYSAIAGSVALIIMMLPLIIRSTEETLKILPVSLKEAGLALGGNRARVMLKVQLPAAFGGIFTGVLLAISRVIGETAPLMFTALGCSFVRYAIDKPISAVPLLIWEFFNDPNLQELIWGASLFLLLFVLTLNLTAKYFAKKWNQ; from the coding sequence ATGGATAAACAAAAAAATCAAAATCGTTTGGCAAAGGATAAGGCAATGTTGTTGGTAATATGTTTATTAGCAGCTCTCACAGCCGTTCCTTTATTTGCTATATTAGGAGAGGTGTTTCTACGAGGCTACGATCAACTCTCATGGACTTTCTTTACAGAACCAACGCCAACAGCATATAGGGTAATGAAAGCTATCGAGAATGGCGAGCCCATACCAGGTGGTATTGCCAATGGTATTGTAGGAACAATGATTATGCTCATTATGGCAGTTATAGTTGCGGTACCATTGGGTATTCTGTGCGGAGCATTTTTAGCAGAGAATAGCAAGAGCCGATTTGCTAAGTTTGTAAGTTATCTTACCGATTTGCTACAAGGAACTCCATCTGTAATTATTGGTATAGTAGTCTATATATGGGTAGTTGTCCCAATGAAAGGTTACTCTGCAATAGCAGGAAGTGTAGCACTTATAATTATGATGTTGCCACTTATTATTCGTTCAACCGAAGAAACCCTAAAGATATTACCCGTATCGTTAAAAGAGGCAGGACTGGCACTTGGTGGTAATCGGGCAAGAGTAATGTTGAAAGTACAACTTCCAGCTGCGTTTGGAGGAATATTTACAGGCGTTTTGTTGGCTATTTCGCGTGTAATAGGAGAAACAGCCCCACTTATGTTTACCGCACTTGGATGTTCTTTCGTTCGCTATGCAATAGACAAACCAATATCAGCAGTACCATTACTTATATGGGAGTTTTTCAATGATCCCAATCTCCAAGAATTGATCTGGGGAGCATCACTATTCTTATTATTATTTGTTCTAACGTTAAATCTTACAGCTAAATATTTTGCAAAAAAATGGAATCAGTAA
- a CDS encoding phosphate ABC transporter ATP-binding protein, with product MESVKPILEFKKTCVSYTKQTMAVKYVSAVIEPNTITAIMGPSGCGKSTLLRAVNLMHNLYPNIRVDGEILLNGENILSMEPIDVRRRVGMVFQRPAPFPTMSIYNNVLSGYSLNGIRLSKAEKDATVERCLKNVALWDEVKDVLNKKGTFLSGGQQQRLCIARALAMKPDVLLMDEPTSALDPIATAHIEELMQELQKEVTILIVTHNMGQAMRISSKSMFMYLGELVEYGDTETLFTNPIDERTKAYLTGKMG from the coding sequence ATGGAATCAGTAAAACCTATACTTGAGTTTAAGAAGACATGTGTATCATACACAAAGCAGACAATGGCGGTAAAATATGTATCAGCAGTCATTGAACCAAATACAATAACAGCCATTATGGGCCCATCTGGATGTGGAAAATCCACACTCTTGCGTGCGGTAAATCTTATGCACAACCTTTATCCTAACATTCGTGTCGATGGAGAAATCTTATTGAATGGAGAGAATATACTATCAATGGAACCTATCGATGTGCGTCGTAGGGTAGGAATGGTTTTTCAACGTCCTGCACCATTTCCTACAATGAGTATCTACAACAATGTACTTTCAGGTTATTCGCTCAATGGAATAAGACTCTCAAAAGCCGAGAAAGATGCCACAGTTGAACGATGCTTAAAGAACGTTGCACTATGGGATGAAGTAAAAGATGTATTAAATAAGAAAGGCACATTTCTTTCAGGAGGTCAGCAACAAAGATTGTGTATCGCCCGAGCATTGGCAATGAAACCCGATGTGTTACTTATGGATGAGCCAACTTCGGCACTTGATCCAATTGCTACTGCACATATTGAAGAGTTGATGCAAGAACTTCAAAAAGAGGTCACAATCTTAATAGTGACACACAATATGGGGCAGGCAATGCGTATATCATCAAAATCAATGTTTATGTACTTGGGAGAGTTGGTAGAATACGGAGACACAGAAACACTGTTTACCAATCCAATAGATGAACGCACAAAAGCCTATCTGACAGGAAAAATGGGATAA
- a CDS encoding acyl-CoA dehydrogenase family protein, translating into MSNFYSDNADLKHHLNHPMMRRLVELHERNFTEAEKYDYAPLDFEDAMDSYEKVLEIAGEISGEIVAPNAESVDQEGPHVIDGHVKYASATEKNLDALVKAGLMGISLPRQYDGLNFSLVPYIMAADMVSRADASFVNIWGLQDCAETINEFASEEQKMRYLPRVCAGETMAMDLTEPDAGSDLQAVMLKATYCEEDGTWRLNGVKRFITNGDGHIALVLARSEEGSKDGRGLSMFIYDRNDGGVVVRRIENKMGIKGSPTCELVFKNAKAELCGERRLGLIKYVMALMNGARLGIAAQSVGISEAAYREALQYAKERFQFGKAIINFPAVSEIIATMKAKLDASRSLLYETTRYVDLYKTLEAIAKERSLEKEERMEMKQAQRKADALTPLVKGMSSEYCNQNAYDCVQVHGGSGFMKDYPCERIYRDARITSIYEGTTQLQVVAAIRHVGSGTYLNIIKEYEAIEVPAELAEMKAKLMAMTALYEKSVATVTADKDAQYIDFHARRLVEIAGHIIMGYLLLQDSMRNESFKRSTENYIRYGEAETNKNASFIENFKPESIENYLNN; encoded by the coding sequence ATGTCAAATTTCTATTCTGATAATGCGGACTTAAAACATCATCTTAATCACCCGATGATGCGTCGCCTTGTTGAGTTACACGAGCGTAACTTTACTGAGGCTGAAAAATATGACTATGCTCCTCTTGATTTTGAGGATGCTATGGATAGTTACGAAAAAGTTCTTGAAATTGCAGGAGAGATTAGTGGCGAAATTGTTGCCCCTAATGCCGAGAGCGTTGACCAAGAGGGTCCTCATGTAATTGACGGACATGTTAAATATGCTTCAGCAACAGAGAAAAACCTTGACGCTCTTGTTAAAGCAGGTCTTATGGGTATATCTCTTCCTCGCCAATATGATGGTTTGAACTTTTCTCTTGTTCCTTATATAATGGCTGCTGATATGGTTAGCCGTGCTGATGCAAGTTTTGTTAATATATGGGGATTACAAGATTGTGCCGAGACTATTAACGAGTTTGCAAGTGAGGAGCAAAAGATGCGTTACTTACCAAGAGTTTGTGCCGGTGAGACTATGGCTATGGACTTGACTGAGCCTGATGCTGGTTCGGACCTTCAAGCAGTTATGCTTAAAGCAACTTATTGCGAAGAGGATGGCACTTGGAGATTAAACGGTGTTAAACGCTTTATTACTAATGGTGACGGACACATTGCTCTTGTTTTGGCTCGCTCTGAGGAGGGTTCAAAAGATGGTAGAGGTTTGTCAATGTTTATATATGACCGCAACGATGGCGGCGTTGTTGTTCGCCGTATTGAGAACAAAATGGGTATTAAAGGATCTCCTACTTGTGAGTTGGTTTTCAAAAATGCTAAAGCAGAACTTTGCGGTGAACGCCGTCTTGGTTTGATTAAATATGTAATGGCTCTTATGAATGGTGCTCGTTTGGGTATTGCTGCTCAATCGGTTGGTATCTCTGAGGCTGCTTACCGCGAGGCTCTTCAATATGCTAAAGAGCGTTTCCAATTTGGTAAAGCTATCATAAATTTCCCTGCTGTTAGCGAAATTATTGCTACAATGAAAGCTAAACTTGATGCTTCTCGCTCATTGCTATACGAAACTACTCGCTATGTTGACCTATACAAAACTCTTGAGGCTATTGCTAAAGAGCGTTCTTTAGAGAAAGAGGAGCGTATGGAGATGAAACAGGCTCAACGTAAGGCTGATGCTCTTACTCCGCTTGTTAAGGGTATGAGTAGTGAATATTGTAACCAAAATGCTTACGACTGCGTTCAAGTTCATGGTGGCTCGGGATTTATGAAAGATTATCCTTGTGAGCGTATATATCGCGATGCTCGTATTACTTCAATTTACGAGGGTACTACTCAACTTCAAGTTGTGGCTGCTATTCGCCACGTTGGTAGCGGTACTTACTTGAATATTATTAAAGAGTACGAGGCTATTGAGGTTCCTGCTGAATTGGCAGAGATGAAGGCTAAATTGATGGCAATGACTGCTCTTTATGAGAAGAGCGTTGCTACTGTTACTGCTGATAAGGATGCTCAATATATTGACTTCCACGCTCGCCGTTTGGTTGAGATTGCCGGTCATATTATTATGGGTTATCTTTTGTTACAAGACTCTATGCGTAACGAATCATTTAAACGCTCTACTGAGAACTATATTCGCTACGGAGAGGCAGAGACTAACAAAAATGCTTCGTTCATTGAGAACTTCAAACCTGAAAGTATTGAAAACTATCTAAACAACTAA
- a CDS encoding electron transfer flavoprotein subunit alpha/FixB family protein yields MNNLIVYCEIDNGIIADVSLELLTKGRTLANKLGCQLEALVIGSELAGVEKQIFPYGADRIYMADDKRLAPYTSLPHAAILTGLFKEIKPQICLMGATCVGRDLGPRVSSALHSGLTADCTSLEIGPHTDNKSGKTYENLLYQIRPAFGGNIVATIVNPDCRPQMATVREGVMKREIYNENHTGEIVNLDVNKYVKDEDFVVEIIDRQIAKSKVNIKGAPVVVAGGYGVGSKENFKLLYDLAAVLGGEVGASRAAVDAGYTEHERQIGQTGVTVRPKLYIACGISGQIQHIAGMQDSSIIISVNTDPEAPINAIADYVITGSVEEVLPKLIKYYKKNSK; encoded by the coding sequence ATGAATAATTTAATTGTATATTGCGAAATTGATAACGGCATTATAGCCGATGTTAGTTTGGAGTTATTGACCAAAGGTCGTACTCTTGCAAATAAGTTGGGTTGCCAACTTGAGGCTCTTGTTATTGGTTCGGAGCTTGCAGGTGTTGAAAAACAAATTTTCCCTTATGGTGCTGACAGAATTTATATGGCAGATGACAAACGTCTTGCTCCATATACTTCTCTTCCTCACGCCGCTATTCTTACTGGTTTATTCAAAGAGATCAAACCTCAAATCTGTTTAATGGGTGCTACTTGCGTAGGTCGTGACTTAGGTCCTCGCGTTTCTTCGGCTCTTCACAGCGGTCTGACTGCTGATTGTACTTCGTTGGAGATTGGACCTCACACTGACAATAAGAGTGGTAAAACTTACGAAAATCTTCTTTATCAAATACGTCCTGCTTTTGGCGGTAACATTGTTGCTACTATTGTTAACCCTGACTGCCGTCCTCAAATGGCAACAGTTAGAGAGGGCGTTATGAAACGTGAGATTTATAACGAAAACCATACCGGCGAGATTGTTAACTTAGATGTTAACAAGTATGTTAAAGATGAGGATTTTGTGGTTGAGATTATTGATCGTCAGATTGCTAAATCTAAAGTTAACATTAAAGGCGCTCCTGTTGTTGTTGCTGGTGGTTATGGTGTTGGCTCGAAAGAGAACTTTAAACTCCTTTACGATTTGGCTGCTGTTTTGGGTGGAGAGGTTGGTGCTTCTCGCGCAGCGGTTGATGCCGGTTATACAGAACATGAACGTCAAATTGGTCAAACTGGTGTAACTGTACGTCCTAAATTGTATATTGCTTGTGGTATTTCAGGACAAATACAACATATTGCTGGTATGCAAGATAGTTCTATTATTATTTCGGTTAACACCGATCCTGAGGCTCCAATTAATGCTATTGCTGATTATGTTATCACCGGTAGCGTTGAAGAGGTTCTTCCTAAATTAATTAAATATTACAAGAAAAATAGCAAATAA
- a CDS encoding electron transfer flavoprotein subunit beta/FixA family protein produces the protein MALKIVVLAKQVPDTRNVGKDAMKEDGTVNRAALPAIFNPEDLNALEQALQLKEKNPGTTITLLTMGPPRAADIIREGLYRGADGGVLLTDRAFAGADTLATSYALSCAVKKIGDADIIISGRQAIDGDTAQVGPQVAEKLGISQVTYAEKIVSVENNEIVIVRRLEHGTETVKAKLPLLVTVNGSADECRPRNTKMVQRNKYAKTPSEKASLAETSLYEQRPYLNLGEWSAADVDADLTQTGLAGSPTKVKQVENVVFQAKESKRLSTADEEIDELMKELIANHTIG, from the coding sequence ATGGCATTAAAGATTGTCGTACTTGCAAAACAAGTACCCGATACCAGAAATGTGGGTAAGGATGCTATGAAAGAGGACGGTACTGTTAACCGTGCCGCTCTTCCTGCTATCTTCAACCCCGAAGATTTGAATGCTCTGGAACAAGCATTACAACTCAAAGAGAAAAATCCCGGAACAACAATCACGTTGCTAACTATGGGACCTCCTCGCGCAGCTGATATTATTCGTGAAGGACTTTATCGCGGTGCAGATGGTGGTGTTCTTTTAACTGACAGAGCCTTTGCCGGAGCTGATACTTTGGCTACTTCATACGCTCTTTCTTGTGCAGTTAAAAAGATAGGTGATGCTGACATTATTATCTCTGGTCGTCAGGCTATTGACGGAGATACTGCTCAAGTTGGTCCTCAAGTGGCTGAGAAACTTGGTATCTCTCAAGTTACTTATGCAGAGAAGATTGTATCAGTTGAAAATAACGAAATTGTTATTGTTCGCCGTCTTGAGCATGGTACTGAAACTGTTAAAGCAAAACTTCCGCTTTTAGTTACTGTTAATGGTTCGGCAGATGAGTGTCGCCCAAGAAACACAAAAATGGTGCAACGTAATAAATATGCTAAAACTCCTTCAGAGAAGGCTTCATTGGCAGAGACATCTCTTTACGAGCAAAGACCATATCTAAATCTCGGAGAGTGGAGCGCTGCTGACGTTGATGCAGATCTTACTCAAACTGGTCTTGCTGGTTCGCCTACTAAGGTTAAACAAGTTGAAAACGTTGTTTTCCAAGCTAAAGAGAGCAAACGCTTATCTACTGCTGACGAAGAGATTGATGAATTAATGAAAGAATTGATTGCTAACCATACCATCGGCTAA
- a CDS encoding 4-(cytidine 5'-diphospho)-2-C-methyl-D-erythritol kinase, translated as MIVFPNAKINLGLNIVSKREDGYHNIESIFYPIPLYDILEVIPAEKDKRSFSLEVMDLPDDGKQNLVEKAYLKLVDKYDIPPIEVILKKCIPFAAGLGGGSADAAYMLKILNEMFINRISEEEMLEIGKDIGADVPFFIKNKPVFAEGIGTDFSDIDLSLNGYFIVLIKPDIAISTAEAYSGVTPCIPNYSLKDVIKQPICEWRGVVKNDFEKSLFPKYPRLKEIKESLYEVGAEYASMSGSGSSIFGIFKNEPNIDGLKTILMENDFIFIEQLK; from the coding sequence ATGATTGTTTTTCCAAACGCTAAAATTAATTTAGGTCTGAATATTGTAAGTAAAAGAGAAGATGGTTATCACAACATCGAGAGCATTTTTTACCCCATTCCTTTATACGATATTCTGGAGGTTATTCCTGCCGAGAAAGACAAAAGAAGTTTTAGTTTAGAGGTTATGGACCTTCCTGATGACGGAAAACAAAATTTAGTAGAGAAGGCATACCTAAAATTAGTTGATAAGTACGATATTCCCCCAATTGAAGTTATTCTTAAAAAATGTATCCCCTTTGCTGCCGGATTAGGCGGAGGCTCTGCTGATGCCGCATATATGCTAAAAATCCTCAATGAGATGTTTATCAATAGAATAAGTGAAGAGGAGATGCTTGAAATTGGGAAAGACATTGGTGCTGACGTTCCGTTTTTTATAAAGAACAAACCTGTATTTGCAGAGGGTATTGGAACAGATTTTAGCGATATAGATTTATCTCTTAATGGATACTTTATTGTTTTAATTAAACCAGATATTGCTATTTCAACCGCAGAGGCATACTCTGGTGTTACTCCTTGCATTCCAAATTATAGTTTAAAGGATGTTATAAAGCAACCTATTTGCGAATGGAGAGGTGTTGTTAAGAATGATTTTGAAAAATCACTCTTCCCTAAATATCCTCGTCTCAAAGAGATTAAAGAGAGTCTTTATGAGGTTGGAGCTGAATATGCTTCTATGTCGGGGTCAGGATCCTCAATTTTTGGAATCTTTAAAAATGAACCTAATATAGATGGGTTAAAAACAATCTTAATGGAGAATGATTTTATTTTTATTGAACAACTTAAATAA